The following proteins are co-located in the Enoplosus armatus isolate fEnoArm2 chromosome 10, fEnoArm2.hap1, whole genome shotgun sequence genome:
- the apln gene encoding apelin, which produces MNVKILTLVIVLLVSLLCSASAGPMASTEHGRELEEAATVRKMVQQNPARGGQTHRPAGWKRRRPRPRLSHKGPMPF; this is translated from the exons ATGAATGTGAAGATCCTGACGCTGGTGATTGTGCTCttggtgtctctgctgtgttctGCCAGTGCTG GTCCCATGGCCTCCACGGAGCATGGCAGAGAGCTGGAAGAGGCGGCTACGGTGAGAAAAATGGTCCAGCAAAACCCTGCGAGGGGCGGTCAGACCCACAGACCAGCCGGCTGGAAGAGGAGACGCCCACGGCCACGTCTTTCCCACAAGGGGCCCATGCCATTCTAG